One window from the genome of Sulfodiicoccus acidiphilus encodes:
- a CDS encoding NADPH-dependent FMN reductase — protein sequence METVRILGIPGSIRKNSYNKMLLRAASSLLPYGATLEIYENLHLIPPFNQDEENNPPEPVRELKRKIKEADAILFATPEYNYSVPGVLKNAIDWASRPYGDNSFDGKPAAVMSASIGMLGGSRAQYHLRQMFVFLNIYPVNLPEVFVTFASQKFDSQGNLIDQDAKKFISQLLVNLVDWARFLKQKKVAKLTSSLP from the coding sequence ATGGAGACCGTCCGAATATTAGGGATACCTGGCAGCATAAGGAAGAATTCTTATAACAAGATGTTGCTGAGGGCGGCTTCATCGTTACTCCCCTATGGGGCCACCCTCGAAATATATGAGAACTTGCACCTAATACCACCTTTCAATCAGGACGAGGAGAACAATCCGCCCGAACCTGTGAGGGAACTCAAAAGGAAAATAAAGGAGGCAGATGCCATACTCTTTGCAACTCCTGAGTATAACTACTCGGTTCCAGGGGTACTGAAGAATGCTATCGACTGGGCTTCAAGGCCTTACGGAGATAATTCTTTCGATGGAAAGCCTGCTGCTGTAATGAGTGCCTCGATCGGTATGCTCGGCGGATCTAGGGCTCAGTACCACTTGCGTCAGATGTTCGTGTTCCTTAACATCTATCCTGTAAACCTGCCTGAGGTCTTTGTCACCTTCGCCAGTCAGAAGTTCGACAGCCAAGGCAACCTGATAGATCAGGACGCAAAGAAGTTCATATCACAGCTACTAGTTAATCTAGTGGATTGGGCTAGATTCTTGAAGCAGAAGAAGGTGGCCAAACTGACTTCCTCGCTACCCTGA